A single window of Herpetosiphonaceae bacterium DNA harbors:
- a CDS encoding sugar phosphate isomerase/epimerase family protein — protein sequence MQIGIFARTFARPTLGETLDAVVAHGIRCVQFNMACAGGPSMPAQIDAALSAEIRRAIDVQQLHMAAVSGTFNMIHPDLRRRQDGLARLRTLVAACHDLGTSVITLSTGTRDPDDLWRRHPANDTPEAWRDLLAALSEALPSAEAYRVTLAFEPEVANVVDSAAKARRLLDELQSPALKVVMDGANLFHTGELPRMREILDTAFALLGDDIVLAHAKDLSHDGDAGHEAAGTGLLDYDHYLALLRGVGFRGPVILHALAEDQVAQCVAFLVAKGVPLAAAGGAPA from the coding sequence ATGCAGATCGGTATCTTTGCCAGGACCTTTGCCCGACCGACGCTCGGCGAAACGCTCGACGCGGTGGTCGCCCACGGCATCCGCTGCGTGCAGTTCAATATGGCCTGCGCTGGCGGGCCGAGCATGCCCGCGCAGATCGATGCCGCGCTGAGCGCCGAGATTCGTCGCGCGATCGACGTGCAGCAGCTTCACATGGCGGCGGTGTCGGGCACCTTCAACATGATCCACCCGGATCTGCGGCGGCGGCAGGACGGGCTCGCGCGCCTGCGGACCCTTGTGGCCGCCTGTCACGATCTGGGCACCTCCGTGATCACGCTCTCGACCGGCACGCGCGACCCCGACGATCTGTGGCGGCGACATCCGGCGAACGACACGCCCGAGGCCTGGCGCGATCTGCTCGCCGCGCTGAGCGAGGCGCTGCCCAGTGCTGAGGCGTATCGCGTCACGCTGGCCTTCGAGCCCGAGGTTGCGAACGTCGTCGACTCGGCGGCGAAGGCGCGGCGCCTGCTCGACGAGCTGCAATCGCCCGCGCTGAAAGTGGTGATGGATGGCGCGAATCTGTTCCATACAGGCGAGCTGCCGCGCATGCGCGAGATCCTCGATACGGCCTTTGCGCTGCTGGGCGACGACATCGTGCTCGCGCACGCCAAAGATCTCAGCCACGACGGCGACGCAGGCCACGAGGCGGCGGGCACCGGGCTGCTGGACTACGACCACTACCTCGCCCTGCTGCGCGGCGTGGGCTTTCGCGGGCCGGTAATTCTCCACGCGCTGGCCGAAGATCAGGTTGCGCAGTGCGTCGCATTTCTTGTCGCAAAAGGCGTCCCGCTGGCTGCGGCAGGCGGCGCGCCTGCTTGA
- a CDS encoding beta-ketoacyl synthase N-terminal-like domain-containing protein translates to MLNDIGELDAPRLRMVRGVGQHGPRLDVARPVIDDIDVLDVDLFGINPKEAEIMDPWHRLFLECAWDSIRLLIADHGLTPLAV, encoded by the coding sequence GTGCTGAACGACATCGGCGAACTCGACGCGCCACGGCTACGGATGGTCCGAGGGGTGGGTCAGCACGGGCCGCGCCTTGACGTAGCGCGGCCCGTGATCGACGACATCGACGTGCTTGATGTCGACCTCTTTGGGATCAACCCCAAAGAGGCCGAGATCATGGACCCGTGGCACCGGCTGTTTCTGGAGTGCGCCTGGGATTCGATCCGGCTGCTCATCGCTGACCACGGCTTGACACCACTGGCTGTCTAG
- a CDS encoding Gfo/Idh/MocA family oxidoreductase — protein MHKDSRLLRIGVLGAGPIAQAGHFEAVRKARNADLYAICDAAEDLLASMAATHGPRVTYRDYDAMLADPQVEAVVLATADQFHVPLARKAIAAGKHVLVEKPLGVTVEECEALRASLAARGLVLQVGNNRRFDPGVAFARRFIQERLGQRLAFKAWYYDSVYRYTMTDNLQPIVQTSAQARRPAGSPKADKRRYFMLTHGSHLVDTTRLLGGEIVRVQARLVERFDSYCWFVAVDFADGSVGHIDLIVPVRGDFEEGFQIYGEHGSVTGKLPLTWYRKSSSVECFSTADRQYHRPLGEDAHTYKLQIEGFAETILTGAPQQGATIDDGIAALRALVAIARSVETGDAVALADVRGSV, from the coding sequence ATGCACAAAGACTCACGACTCCTGCGCATTGGTGTGTTGGGCGCAGGCCCGATCGCGCAGGCCGGACACTTCGAGGCGGTCCGCAAAGCGCGCAACGCCGACCTCTACGCCATCTGCGACGCAGCCGAGGACCTTCTGGCGAGCATGGCCGCGACTCACGGGCCGCGCGTGACCTACCGCGACTATGACGCGATGCTGGCCGACCCGCAGGTCGAGGCGGTCGTCCTCGCCACCGCCGACCAGTTTCACGTACCGCTGGCACGGAAGGCCATCGCCGCCGGCAAGCATGTGCTGGTCGAAAAGCCGCTTGGGGTCACGGTCGAGGAGTGTGAGGCGCTGCGCGCGTCGCTCGCGGCGCGCGGCCTGGTGCTCCAGGTCGGCAACAATCGGCGCTTCGATCCCGGCGTGGCCTTTGCGCGCCGGTTCATCCAGGAGCGGCTCGGCCAGCGCCTGGCGTTCAAAGCCTGGTACTACGACTCGGTCTACCGCTACACGATGACCGACAATCTCCAGCCGATCGTGCAGACCAGCGCCCAGGCGCGACGTCCGGCGGGTAGCCCAAAGGCCGATAAGCGGCGCTACTTCATGCTCACCCACGGCAGCCACCTCGTCGACACGACGCGCCTGCTGGGCGGCGAGATTGTGCGCGTGCAGGCGCGGCTGGTGGAGCGCTTCGATTCCTACTGCTGGTTTGTGGCCGTGGATTTTGCCGACGGCAGCGTAGGGCACATCGACCTGATCGTTCCGGTGCGCGGCGACTTTGAGGAAGGCTTCCAGATCTACGGCGAGCACGGCAGCGTCACGGGCAAGCTGCCGCTCACGTGGTATCGCAAGTCGAGCAGCGTGGAGTGCTTCTCCACCGCCGACCGCCAGTATCATCGCCCGCTCGGCGAGGACGCCCACACCTACAAGCTCCAGATCGAAGGCTTTGCGGAGACGATCCTCACGGGAGCGCCGCAACAGGGCGCCACGATCGACGATGGCATTGCGGCGCTGCGCGCGCTGGTCGCGATTGCGCGCTCGGTCGAGACGGGCGATGCGGTGGCCCTGGCCGATGTGCGCGGCAGCGTGTAG
- a CDS encoding putative manganese-dependent inorganic diphosphatase, translated as MEPVYVFGHTTPDTDSIGSAIAYAYLKNLQSAGHIPARLGEINRETRFVLGTFGVPEPVFLPHVHVRVQDVMTTQVIRASAEATVYEVGRLIHEHAVPAIPLVDGDGRARGVVTTRRLAHSYLEELEVQSLRDTATELGKIAQTLAARLVVGAPTTQISGNVLIGGMSPESMVQYIAPGDLVIVGNREHAQEAALTSQISCLVVTGGFEPSPRIHHLAQERGAGLIVTPHDTFAAARLINLSVPARRLLDDRVLTISPESLIDDVTQDLLESDLALALVNDPSGRLVGVVTKRDLVARRRRRVILVDHSERSQSAAGIEQADILEIVDHHRLGGLETSSPILAVIAPVGSTATLVLRQYRAAGVVPPWEMGGVLLAAILSDTMLLKSPTTTPEDVAAVEYLGTVLGEDPLAFGSRMYNAKFDIASLTPDELATSDLKTFVFGKAKVGIGQVEVGDKAVILVRKTEILAAMARHQTAHGFDLLLLMVTDISHGGTHLLAVGHTRAVERAFGLPLQDHAVYLAGVLSRKKQVVPPLAGAF; from the coding sequence ATGGAACCGGTCTACGTGTTCGGGCATACCACGCCTGATACCGACAGCATAGGCTCGGCCATTGCCTATGCCTATCTGAAAAATCTGCAATCGGCGGGGCACATCCCGGCGCGCCTGGGCGAGATCAATCGCGAGACGCGCTTCGTGCTCGGCACCTTCGGCGTGCCCGAGCCGGTCTTTTTGCCGCACGTCCATGTTCGCGTTCAGGATGTCATGACGACGCAGGTGATTCGTGCCTCCGCCGAGGCCACAGTGTATGAGGTCGGCAGATTGATCCACGAGCACGCCGTGCCGGCTATTCCGCTGGTAGATGGAGACGGGCGCGCGCGCGGCGTGGTCACGACGCGCCGATTGGCGCACAGCTACCTGGAAGAGCTCGAGGTGCAAAGCCTGCGTGATACGGCGACCGAATTAGGCAAGATCGCGCAGACCCTCGCGGCGCGCCTCGTGGTCGGCGCGCCGACCACCCAGATCAGCGGCAACGTCCTGATTGGCGGGATGAGTCCGGAGTCAATGGTGCAGTATATCGCGCCGGGCGATCTGGTGATTGTGGGCAACCGCGAGCATGCCCAGGAGGCGGCGCTCACGTCTCAGATCTCCTGCCTCGTCGTGACCGGCGGCTTCGAGCCGTCGCCGCGCATCCACCACCTGGCCCAGGAGCGGGGCGCCGGGCTGATCGTGACGCCCCACGACACCTTTGCTGCCGCACGGCTGATCAATCTGAGCGTACCCGCCCGGCGGCTCCTCGACGACAGGGTGCTGACCATCAGCCCCGAGAGCCTGATCGATGATGTCACGCAAGACCTGCTGGAGTCCGATCTCGCGCTCGCGCTCGTCAACGATCCCAGCGGGCGGCTCGTGGGCGTCGTCACGAAGCGCGATCTGGTAGCCCGTCGCCGCCGCCGGGTGATCCTGGTCGACCACTCGGAGCGGAGTCAGTCCGCCGCCGGCATCGAGCAGGCCGACATCCTGGAGATTGTGGATCACCACCGGCTGGGCGGCCTGGAGACGAGCAGCCCGATCCTGGCCGTGATCGCGCCGGTTGGCAGCACGGCGACCCTGGTGCTGCGCCAGTATCGAGCGGCTGGGGTGGTCCCGCCGTGGGAGATGGGCGGCGTGCTGCTGGCGGCGATTCTCTCCGATACGATGCTCCTGAAGTCGCCGACGACGACCCCCGAAGATGTCGCCGCCGTCGAGTATCTGGGGACGGTGCTGGGGGAAGACCCGCTGGCATTCGGCAGCCGCATGTACAACGCCAAGTTCGATATTGCCAGCCTGACGCCCGACGAGCTTGCGACCAGCGACCTGAAAACGTTTGTCTTCGGGAAGGCGAAGGTAGGCATCGGGCAGGTGGAGGTGGGCGACAAAGCGGTGATCCTGGTGCGCAAAACGGAGATCCTCGCGGCGATGGCGCGGCACCAGACCGCACACGGCTTTGACCTCCTGCTCCTGATGGTCACGGATATTAGCCACGGCGGCACTCACCTGCTGGCCGTGGGTCACACCCGCGCTGTGGAGCGGGCGTTTGGTCTGCCATTGCAGGACCACGCGGTCTACCTGGCGGGCGTGCTGTCGCGGAAGAAGCAGGTGGTGCCGCCCCTGGCAGGCGCCTTCTAG
- a CDS encoding glycoside hydrolase family 66 protein has translation MTASLRAAMRSSYDFLVGYQNLLRDQVVSAADAVTMTEVPTSTDGPAGAVWTLVESRPGAAVVHL, from the coding sequence ATGACCGCGTCGCTGCGTGCGGCGATGCGCAGCTCCTACGATTTCCTGGTCGGGTACCAGAACCTGCTGCGGGATCAAGTCGTGAGCGCCGCAGATGCCGTCACCATGACCGAGGTTCCCACGAGCACCGACGGACCAGCGGGTGCCGTCTGGACGCTGGTGGAGTCGCGTCCGGGGGCGGCGGTCGTCCACCTGTGA
- a CDS encoding alpha-glucosidase — protein MQKSWWKASVVYQIYPRSFYDSNSDGIGDLRGIIQKLDYLQDLGVDVVWLSPVYRSPNDDNGYDISDYQAIMDEFGTMADWEELLAGLHRRSIKLIMDLVVNHTSDEHPWFVESRSSTDNPYRDYYIWRPGKDGREPNNWASFFGGSAWEYDAATGEYYLHLFSRKQPDLNWENPVVRQAVYNMMTWWLDKGIDGFRMDVINMISKVPGLPDAPIATGDRYQWGGQYFIHGPRLLEFLGEMKQQVLSRYDIMTVGEMPMTTTEHAIDITHEEAGHLNMLFQFEHMELDIESSRTLGKWAFKALDLGDLKRSITRWQRDLEQGGWNSLYLSNHDQPRPVSRFGDDGQYRVESAKLLATFLHMLQGTPYIYQGEELGMTNIRFDSIEDYRDIETVNMYREYVEDKGLDRQVVMAMIHAKSRDNARTPVQWDATEHAGFTTGTPWIKVNPNYQEINVQQALADPDSVFHYYQHLIRLRKENPIIVYGRYDLILDAHEQIYAFTRTLADDRLLIMLNFTADTPVFALPTHIPVAATELLISNYAVDPAEDIHLLTLRPWEARVYRLA, from the coding sequence ATGCAGAAATCATGGTGGAAAGCGAGCGTCGTGTATCAAATCTATCCCCGTAGCTTTTACGACAGCAATAGCGATGGCATCGGCGACCTGCGCGGGATCATCCAGAAGCTGGACTATCTCCAGGATCTCGGCGTTGATGTCGTCTGGCTGTCGCCCGTGTACAGGTCGCCCAATGACGACAATGGCTACGACATCAGCGACTATCAGGCCATTATGGACGAGTTCGGAACAATGGCGGACTGGGAGGAGTTGCTCGCGGGGCTGCATCGCCGCAGCATCAAGCTGATCATGGATCTGGTGGTCAATCACACCTCGGACGAACACCCCTGGTTCGTCGAGTCGCGCAGCTCCACCGACAACCCCTACCGCGATTACTACATCTGGCGTCCCGGCAAGGATGGCCGCGAGCCCAACAACTGGGCGTCCTTCTTCGGTGGCTCGGCCTGGGAGTACGATGCTGCGACGGGTGAATATTACCTGCACCTGTTCTCCAGGAAGCAGCCGGACCTCAACTGGGAGAACCCTGTGGTCCGGCAGGCCGTGTATAACATGATGACCTGGTGGCTGGACAAGGGCATCGACGGCTTCCGCATGGACGTCATTAACATGATCTCGAAAGTGCCGGGGCTGCCGGATGCGCCGATCGCCACCGGCGACCGCTACCAGTGGGGCGGTCAGTATTTCATTCATGGGCCACGGCTCCTGGAGTTCCTTGGAGAGATGAAGCAGCAGGTCCTCTCCAGGTACGACATCATGACCGTGGGCGAGATGCCGATGACTACCACCGAGCATGCCATCGATATCACCCACGAGGAGGCCGGGCATCTCAACATGCTGTTCCAGTTCGAGCACATGGAGCTCGACATCGAAAGCAGCCGCACGCTGGGCAAGTGGGCGTTCAAGGCCCTGGATCTTGGGGACCTGAAGCGCTCGATCACGCGGTGGCAGCGGGATCTCGAACAGGGAGGCTGGAATAGCCTGTACCTGTCGAACCACGATCAGCCACGCCCGGTTTCGCGCTTCGGCGATGACGGTCAGTACCGCGTCGAGTCAGCGAAACTGCTTGCGACCTTTCTGCACATGCTCCAGGGTACGCCCTACATTTACCAGGGTGAAGAGCTCGGCATGACCAATATCAGGTTCGACTCCATCGAAGACTACCGCGACATCGAAACCGTGAACATGTACCGGGAGTACGTCGAGGACAAAGGCCTTGACCGCCAGGTCGTCATGGCGATGATCCACGCCAAGAGCCGCGACAACGCCCGGACGCCCGTGCAGTGGGATGCTACGGAGCATGCTGGCTTCACGACCGGTACTCCCTGGATCAAGGTCAACCCAAACTATCAGGAGATTAACGTTCAACAGGCGCTGGCCGATCCCGACTCGGTCTTTCACTACTACCAACACCTGATCCGGCTGCGCAAAGAGAATCCGATCATCGTCTATGGTCGCTACGACCTCATCCTCGATGCGCACGAGCAAATCTATGCCTTCACCCGAACCCTGGCGGACGATCGCCTGCTCATTATGCTGAACTTCACTGCGGATACGCCCGTCTTCGCGCTCCCCACGCACATCCCGGTTGCCGCCACGGAGCTGCTGATCAGCAACTACGCCGTCGATCCCGCCGAGGATATTCACCTGCTGACGCTCCGGCCCTGGGAGGCGCGGGTGTACCGTCTCGCGTAG